The Pedobacter cryoconitis genome has a window encoding:
- the typA gene encoding translational GTPase TypA, translating to MQKIRNIAIIAHVDHGKTTLVDKILHTCSIFRDNEQTGDLILDNNDLERERGITIVSKNVSVMYKDIKINIIDTPGHADFGGEVERVLKMADGVLLLCDAFEGAMPQTRFVTQKALALGLKPIVVVNKVDKENCRPEEVYEQIFELFFNLEATEDQLDFPVIYGSSKQGWMSTDYTKPTTDIFPLLDAVVANIPAPQLIEGTLQMQITSLDYSSFVGRIAVGRVHRGSIKENQPVTLIKRDGKMVKSRVKELYTFEGLGKIRTTEVFSGDICAVVGIDGFDIGDTIADFEAPEQLPVIKIDEPTMNMLFTINNSPFFGKEGKFVTSQRIKERLYKEMEKNLALKVVETESPDAYLVYGRGILHLSVLIETMRREGYEIQVGQPQVIIKEIDGKKCEPVETLIVDVPGEVAGKVIELVTQRKGELLIMEPKGDLQHLEFEIPARGIIGLRNNVLTATGGEAIMAHRFKAYEPWKGTIPGRLNGVLVSMEKGSTTAYSIDKLQDRGRFFVDPGVDVYEGQIMGEHIRDNDLVVNIVKGKALTNMRASGTDDSNRIAPAIKFSLEEAMEYIQADEYIEITPLSMRLRKIYLTEGERKIKGKNF from the coding sequence ATGCAAAAAATAAGAAACATAGCTATTATAGCACACGTTGACCACGGTAAAACTACATTGGTTGATAAGATTTTACACACTTGTTCTATTTTTCGTGACAACGAGCAAACAGGTGACTTAATACTTGACAATAACGACCTGGAGAGAGAACGTGGTATTACCATCGTTTCCAAAAACGTTTCAGTAATGTATAAAGATATTAAAATTAATATCATTGATACACCTGGTCACGCCGATTTCGGTGGTGAAGTTGAACGTGTATTAAAAATGGCTGATGGTGTATTGTTGTTATGCGATGCGTTTGAAGGTGCAATGCCTCAAACTCGTTTCGTAACTCAAAAAGCTTTGGCTTTAGGTTTGAAGCCTATTGTTGTTGTAAATAAAGTAGATAAAGAAAACTGCCGTCCTGAAGAGGTTTATGAGCAGATTTTTGAATTGTTCTTTAACCTTGAAGCTACAGAAGATCAGTTGGATTTCCCTGTAATCTACGGTTCATCTAAACAAGGATGGATGAGTACTGATTACACTAAACCAACTACAGATATTTTCCCTTTATTAGATGCAGTTGTTGCTAACATCCCAGCTCCGCAATTAATTGAAGGAACTTTACAAATGCAGATCACTTCGTTAGATTATTCATCTTTCGTAGGCCGTATCGCAGTTGGACGTGTTCACCGCGGGTCAATTAAAGAAAACCAGCCGGTTACTTTAATCAAACGCGATGGTAAAATGGTAAAATCAAGAGTAAAAGAATTATACACTTTCGAAGGATTAGGTAAAATTCGTACTACTGAAGTATTTTCAGGTGATATCTGCGCAGTTGTAGGTATTGATGGATTTGATATTGGTGATACTATTGCTGATTTTGAAGCTCCTGAGCAATTACCAGTTATCAAAATTGATGAGCCGACTATGAACATGTTGTTCACAATCAACAACTCACCATTTTTCGGTAAAGAAGGTAAATTTGTTACTTCTCAACGTATCAAAGAACGTTTGTACAAAGAGATGGAGAAAAATCTTGCCTTGAAAGTTGTAGAAACTGAATCACCTGATGCTTATTTAGTATACGGTAGAGGTATTCTGCATTTATCAGTATTAATCGAGACTATGCGTCGCGAAGGATACGAAATTCAGGTAGGACAGCCACAGGTAATTATCAAAGAAATTGATGGTAAGAAATGTGAGCCGGTTGAAACACTGATCGTTGACGTACCGGGTGAAGTTGCTGGTAAAGTAATTGAACTGGTTACACAACGTAAAGGTGAACTGTTGATCATGGAGCCAAAAGGTGATTTACAACATTTAGAGTTTGAAATCCCTGCACGTGGTATCATTGGATTAAGAAATAACGTATTAACTGCTACAGGTGGTGAAGCGATTATGGCTCACCGTTTCAAAGCTTACGAGCCTTGGAAAGGTACTATTCCTGGAAGATTGAATGGTGTATTGGTTTCTATGGAAAAAGGAAGCACGACAGCTTATTCAATTGATAAATTACAGGATCGTGGTCGTTTCTTCGTTGATCCTGGTGTTGATGTTTATGAAGGTCAGATTATGGGTGAACACATCCGTGATAATGATTTAGTAGTAAACATTGTTAAAGGAAAAGCTTTAACTAACATGCGTGCATCAGGTACAGATGATAGTAACCGTATTGCTCCGGCAATTAAGTTCTCTCTGGAAGAAGCAATGGAATATATCCAGGCTGATGAGTACATTGAAATCACTCCATTAAGTATGCGTTTACGTAAAATCTACTTAACTGAAGGTGAACGTAAAATAAAAGGTAAAAACTTCTAA
- a CDS encoding glycosyltransferase, with the protein MKIIHLNTYEGNGGAGRACLRLSDALKASGVESRVMVFYQFKESSKADSFSKSLFQKGKAIFNILAERYLAKFLTKALKTPFSLQWFGRSVIDNAALKDADLIHIHWINHGFLTPKRLAELEELDKPIVWTFHDSNAFTGGCHVRYACENFHKQCGSCPLLKISGPNDISHWNWVSKKKGYANLGFHIVAPSRWMASSVKFSSLMGARETTVIPNTIETNVFKPYAKAEAKRSLNINPDKFVLMSGFMPSNNDKHKGTAYLIEAMNDLANRPGIVKENIELLIFGNKDQTDVPVFPFKTTYLGKIDNDTHLAKCYSAADVFITASLEDNLPNTVMESLACATPVVAFKTGGIPDMVEHLVNGYLADYESAEDLATGMEWLYHEENAAEIQKEARLTILTHFSEAVIADKHTALYQSLINLHPR; encoded by the coding sequence TTGAAGATAATCCATTTAAATACATACGAGGGAAACGGTGGGGCTGGAAGAGCTTGCCTCCGGTTAAGTGACGCGCTAAAGGCAAGTGGCGTTGAATCCCGCGTGATGGTGTTTTACCAGTTTAAGGAGAGCAGCAAAGCAGATTCGTTTAGTAAGAGCCTCTTTCAAAAGGGAAAGGCCATCTTCAATATTTTAGCGGAAAGGTACCTCGCCAAATTTTTAACGAAAGCACTGAAAACACCTTTTTCTTTGCAGTGGTTCGGCCGCTCTGTAATTGACAATGCCGCATTGAAGGATGCGGACCTGATTCATATTCACTGGATTAATCACGGGTTTTTAACGCCGAAGAGGCTGGCTGAGCTGGAAGAGCTGGACAAGCCGATCGTCTGGACTTTTCATGATAGCAATGCTTTTACGGGGGGCTGTCATGTGAGGTATGCTTGTGAGAATTTCCATAAGCAGTGCGGGTCTTGTCCGCTGTTAAAGATTAGTGGCCCTAATGATATTTCTCATTGGAACTGGGTAAGCAAGAAAAAAGGTTATGCAAATCTGGGTTTCCATATTGTTGCACCAAGCCGCTGGATGGCGAGTTCAGTAAAGTTCAGCAGTTTGATGGGCGCAAGAGAAACTACAGTGATCCCAAATACGATTGAGACTAATGTTTTTAAACCTTATGCGAAGGCCGAAGCTAAGAGGTCTTTGAATATCAATCCTGATAAGTTCGTTTTAATGAGCGGTTTTATGCCTTCTAATAATGACAAGCATAAAGGGACGGCTTATTTGATTGAAGCCATGAACGATCTGGCCAACAGACCGGGTATCGTCAAAGAAAATATAGAGTTACTGATCTTTGGCAACAAGGATCAGACTGATGTGCCTGTTTTCCCTTTTAAGACTACTTATCTGGGGAAAATCGATAATGATACTCATCTGGCGAAGTGTTATTCGGCCGCTGATGTGTTTATTACGGCTTCTCTTGAAGATAATCTACCGAATACGGTTATGGAGAGTCTGGCTTGCGCAACTCCGGTAGTGGCCTTTAAAACAGGTGGCATTCCAGACATGGTCGAGCATCTGGTGAATGGCTATTTAGCGGATTATGAATCTGCTGAAGATCTGGCCACGGGTATGGAGTGGTTATACCACGAGGAAAATGCGGCAGAGATTCAAAAAGAGGCCCGTTTAACTATACTTACACATTTTTCTGAGGCAGTTATTGCCGATAAACACACTGCTTTATATCAATCCCTGATCAATTTACATCCACGTTAA
- a CDS encoding carboxylate-amine ligase: protein MMNEFTLGVEEEYMVIDPVTRELTSHDQKIVEAAQKIHKDQVKAEMHQAVVEVGTGICKNTEQARLEISQLRHTVSVLAGEQGLRIGASGTHPFSHWEKQLITEHPRYSEIVNELQEAARSNLIFGLHVHVGFQSRELAIHIANQVRYFLPHVFALSTNSPFWEGRNTGYKSYRTKIFDKFPRTGIPDVFNSIEDYDNYVKLLIKTNSIDNAKKIWWDIRVHPFFETIEFRICDCPMLIDETMAFVALFQALCAKLYKLRLQNMSFINYSRALINENKWRAARYGIDGNLIDFGKEMEINCRNLVLELLDFVDDVVDELGCREDLNYIHKILENGTGADRQLAIYSQTGSFESVVDYITSQTLIGAHG from the coding sequence ATGATGAATGAATTTACGCTCGGTGTAGAAGAAGAATATATGGTCATTGACCCGGTTACGCGCGAGCTAACCTCTCATGATCAGAAAATAGTGGAGGCTGCACAGAAAATCCATAAGGATCAGGTAAAAGCGGAGATGCACCAGGCAGTGGTGGAAGTTGGAACGGGTATTTGTAAAAATACAGAACAGGCACGCCTTGAAATATCGCAGTTGCGCCATACAGTATCGGTGCTTGCGGGTGAGCAAGGTCTGCGTATTGGCGCCTCAGGAACCCACCCGTTTTCACATTGGGAAAAGCAATTGATCACTGAGCATCCAAGATACAGCGAAATTGTCAATGAGCTTCAGGAGGCCGCACGTTCCAACCTGATTTTCGGTTTGCACGTTCATGTGGGTTTCCAATCGCGGGAGCTGGCCATTCATATTGCCAACCAGGTGCGCTATTTTCTGCCCCATGTATTTGCTTTATCTACAAATTCACCTTTTTGGGAAGGCAGAAACACCGGGTATAAATCATACAGAACCAAGATCTTTGATAAGTTTCCAAGAACCGGTATCCCTGATGTATTCAATAGTATTGAAGATTATGATAACTATGTCAAGCTATTGATTAAAACCAATAGTATTGATAATGCTAAAAAGATCTGGTGGGATATCCGTGTACATCCTTTCTTTGAAACCATTGAATTCAGAATTTGTGATTGTCCGATGCTGATCGATGAAACGATGGCTTTTGTAGCTTTATTCCAGGCATTATGTGCTAAATTATATAAGCTTCGCCTGCAAAACATGAGCTTTATCAATTATTCAAGGGCGCTGATCAATGAGAATAAATGGCGGGCTGCCCGTTATGGGATTGATGGGAACCTGATTGATTTTGGTAAAGAAATGGAGATTAACTGCCGCAATCTCGTTTTAGAATTATTAGATTTTGTGGACGATGTTGTGGATGAACTGGGTTGCAGAGAAGATCTTAACTATATCCACAAGATCCTTGAAAATGGTACAGGTGCAGATAGACAACTTGCAATTTATTCACAGACGGGTAGCTTTGAATCGGTTGTAGATTATATTACTTCACAAACTTTAATCGGGGCACACGGATGA
- a CDS encoding glycosyltransferase family 2 protein has protein sequence MLQPKLSVITIVYNNVRDIERTMLSVLNQTYPNIEYILIDGASTDGTKDIIYKYKSRLAQFISEKDKGIYDAMNKGLKLATGDYILFMNSGDEIYAPETVTDIFETAPGADIYYGETEMFNDNWQSLGQRRHRAPECFSWRSFKHGMSISHQAIYVKRSLTEPYDLQYKYSSDIDWIIKAAKKASSIVNTQLYVAKYLVGGISKQKHFASLKERFRIFHKYYGLIPNLVNHFWIAINLTQYYVKHKKTND, from the coding sequence ATGTTGCAGCCAAAGCTAAGTGTCATTACCATCGTATATAATAATGTAAGGGATATCGAACGTACTATGCTTTCGGTGTTAAATCAAACGTACCCGAATATTGAATATATCCTGATTGACGGCGCTTCAACGGATGGAACAAAAGATATTATTTATAAGTATAAGTCCCGGCTGGCCCAGTTTATTTCTGAAAAAGACAAGGGGATTTATGATGCGATGAACAAAGGATTGAAATTAGCTACGGGCGATTATATCTTGTTTATGAACTCGGGAGATGAGATTTATGCGCCTGAAACGGTAACGGATATTTTTGAGACTGCACCTGGAGCTGATATCTATTATGGGGAAACTGAGATGTTTAATGATAACTGGCAGAGCTTAGGGCAAAGGAGACACCGCGCTCCGGAATGTTTTAGCTGGCGCAGTTTTAAGCATGGAATGAGTATTAGTCATCAGGCTATTTATGTGAAACGCAGTTTAACAGAGCCTTATGATTTGCAGTATAAATACAGTTCAGATATTGACTGGATCATTAAGGCTGCGAAAAAGGCATCGAGCATTGTGAATACACAGCTTTATGTAGCAAAATATCTGGTTGGCGGAATTTCTAAACAGAAGCATTTTGCGAGCTTAAAGGAACGTTTCCGCATCTTTCATAAGTATTATGGATTGATCCCAAACCTGGTTAATCATTTCTGGATTGCAATCAACCTGACACAGTATTATGTAAAGCATAAGAAAACTAACGATTAA
- a CDS encoding alpha/beta hydrolase: MYNTKSVLGLTPVTRQLESVHLQRVVEIELFYPSGLLGNEKLNLLLLNDGQDAAGLNLQETLSSLYEDQKIEPVVVAAIKASAERLQEYGVAGTLDFAARGSKADAYSKFITLELMPYLEQETGMPFLGKRAFAGCSLGGLTAFDIVWKNDNFFDIAGVFSGSFWWRKKDLKDGYTDDDRIMHQVIRDTEGKPGVKFWLMTGTEDETADRNRNFIIDSIDDTIDIIRELTKKGYKRQDDIFYYEMVGGKHNVATWGKALPSFLCWAFPRKTFL, encoded by the coding sequence ATGTATAATACTAAGTCAGTTCTTGGGTTAACTCCCGTCACCCGTCAATTAGAGTCCGTTCACCTACAGCGTGTAGTGGAAATAGAGTTGTTTTATCCTTCCGGTTTGCTGGGTAATGAAAAATTAAACTTATTGCTGTTAAACGATGGGCAGGATGCAGCAGGATTAAACTTGCAGGAGACGCTGAGCAGTTTATACGAAGACCAAAAAATTGAGCCCGTTGTTGTTGCCGCGATTAAGGCTTCCGCAGAGCGGCTTCAGGAGTATGGTGTAGCCGGTACACTTGATTTTGCAGCAAGAGGCAGCAAGGCTGACGCGTATTCTAAATTCATCACCCTTGAATTAATGCCTTATCTGGAACAAGAAACAGGGATGCCTTTTCTTGGCAAACGAGCATTCGCAGGATGCTCATTGGGTGGACTGACAGCTTTCGATATCGTATGGAAAAATGACAACTTCTTTGATATTGCCGGAGTTTTCTCTGGTTCATTCTGGTGGAGAAAAAAAGACCTGAAGGATGGCTATACAGATGACGACCGCATTATGCACCAGGTAATCAGGGACACCGAAGGAAAGCCCGGGGTAAAGTTCTGGTTAATGACCGGAACGGAAGATGAAACCGCAGACCGTAACCGTAATTTTATCATTGACTCTATTGATGATACGATTGATATTATCAGGGAATTAACCAAAAAGGGGTATAAAAGACAGGATGATATTTTCTACTATGAAATGGTAGGAGGGAAGCATAATGTGGCAACCTGGGGTAAAGCATTACCTTCGTTTTTATGCTGGGCATTTCCAAGAAAAACGTTTTTATAG
- a CDS encoding type 1 glutamine amidotransferase codes for MTEQLKEIKVAVIDMNNGFPNQGLRGILNIVSTYKEDHALNLSIQVFDLRVKDEIPGTEFDIYISSGGPGSPYEGEGQAWENSFFNLLDNLEAYNQAHEDKKYAFLICHSFQMACRKYGLGLVTERKSNAFGIFPVTLTEQGENDIIYAGLTNPFYAIDSRDWQVLDAEDETFNATGAEVLALEKERPHVDLERCIMSIRFSKEFVGTQFHPEADPDGMRLYLLEEEKKNTIIAAHGEEKYLDMLESLDNPDRILLTQKTILPNFLTEAIQFLKEA; via the coding sequence ATGACAGAACAGTTAAAAGAAATTAAAGTTGCAGTAATAGACATGAATAACGGATTCCCCAACCAGGGACTGAGAGGCATTCTGAATATTGTATCCACTTATAAAGAAGACCATGCACTGAATTTATCCATTCAGGTATTTGATCTGAGGGTAAAAGATGAAATTCCCGGAACGGAGTTTGATATTTATATTTCAAGCGGTGGCCCGGGCAGTCCTTATGAAGGAGAAGGTCAGGCATGGGAAAACTCGTTTTTCAACTTACTGGATAATCTGGAAGCCTATAATCAAGCACACGAAGATAAAAAGTATGCTTTTTTAATTTGTCACTCTTTCCAGATGGCCTGCCGCAAATATGGCTTGGGACTGGTTACCGAACGAAAGTCTAATGCTTTCGGGATTTTCCCGGTCACTTTAACAGAACAGGGAGAAAATGATATTATTTATGCAGGCCTGACTAATCCATTTTACGCAATTGATAGCAGAGACTGGCAGGTCTTGGATGCTGAAGATGAGACTTTTAATGCAACTGGAGCAGAAGTTCTGGCACTTGAAAAAGAACGTCCTCATGTTGATCTGGAGCGTTGTATCATGTCCATTCGTTTCTCTAAAGAATTTGTGGGCACACAATTTCATCCTGAAGCTGATCCCGACGGAATGCGGTTATATCTGCTCGAAGAAGAAAAGAAAAACACCATTATTGCCGCTCATGGGGAAGAAAAATACCTGGATATGCTGGAAAGTCTCGACAATCCGGACAGGATCCTGCTGACTCAAAAAACTATATTACCCAATTTTTTAACCGAAGCTATTCAATTTCTTAAAGAAGCCTGA
- a CDS encoding oxidoreductase, producing MKAILVGASGSIGRSLLQDLLNDTHYTDVLVLVRKKLTVQHPKLNQLVIDFTRLSDYAAEIKGNAVFCCLGTTKSQTPDQQQYRQIDYQYPLDIAWMAHTNGAESYHLVSAMGADKNSSFFYNRTKGEVERDLKVVPFKSIHIYRPSLLDGERSQKRFGESIMNKLMHFINPLLVGKWRKYRSIKVTAVAKVMLAQSLNEQKGIFIHPSDQIQALSDVL from the coding sequence ATGAAAGCAATACTAGTTGGTGCAAGCGGATCTATAGGCCGCAGTTTACTACAGGACTTATTAAATGATACGCATTATACGGATGTGCTGGTGCTGGTACGCAAAAAATTAACTGTTCAGCACCCTAAATTAAATCAACTGGTAATAGATTTTACCCGGCTGAGTGATTATGCAGCAGAAATTAAAGGAAATGCTGTTTTTTGCTGTCTTGGTACGACCAAAAGCCAGACTCCTGATCAGCAGCAATATCGCCAGATAGACTATCAATATCCGCTGGATATTGCCTGGATGGCGCATACGAATGGCGCAGAAAGTTATCATTTAGTATCAGCAATGGGCGCCGACAAAAACTCTTCTTTCTTTTACAACAGAACAAAAGGAGAAGTAGAGCGGGATCTTAAAGTGGTTCCTTTTAAGAGCATCCATATTTACCGTCCTTCTTTACTGGATGGAGAGAGATCACAAAAACGCTTTGGAGAAAGTATCATGAATAAGCTCATGCATTTTATCAATCCGCTTTTGGTGGGTAAATGGAGAAAATACAGAAGTATTAAAGTAACTGCTGTAGCCAAAGTAATGTTAGCCCAGTCTCTGAATGAGCAGAAAGGAATATTTATACATCCTTCTGATCAGATCCAGGCTTTGAGTGACGTGCTATAA
- a CDS encoding serine hydrolase domain-containing protein, whose amino-acid sequence MKRILYWLAAVTLVIVLLFALLFTWRPELVRVLRYQSPDASTYKIFPQVIIQPSDTAFHFVKAAVNRDDLDTVHVLNWKNESVPFTTYLKDGKATVFMVIRNDTIIYQKFAPGHSDTTLTTLFSVAKTMVSIMAGEALAEGKIKSLDDHLIQYVPELKNNPAFNQITLRNLLEMKSGLEFKDVYGGLIAAFLSDEAKYYYTEDIKKELLQVKSANKPGTIWKYKSIDAFLLTWALENATGQKAATYFQDKIWKKIGTAYPASFGLDHPNGFPNTASRFQSTAIDLAKLGRLYLNKGRYNGKQVIPEQWVNQSVNLGNEAPANAKGWQKSAHHYLWWVPQEGVTGDYAAEGMRGQRLYIDPSTHTIIVQFSEKGAGGYPFRKVSRYLSGLPFTYPKNPPLESAISQ is encoded by the coding sequence ATGAAACGGATTCTCTACTGGCTTGCGGCTGTAACTTTAGTGATTGTGCTTCTTTTTGCGCTGCTGTTTACCTGGCGCCCCGAACTGGTGCGTGTTTTACGGTATCAGTCTCCCGATGCCAGTACCTATAAAATATTCCCGCAAGTCATTATCCAGCCCTCAGATACCGCTTTTCATTTTGTAAAAGCAGCAGTTAACCGGGACGACCTCGATACTGTTCATGTACTGAACTGGAAAAATGAATCCGTTCCATTTACTACCTATCTGAAAGACGGGAAGGCTACAGTTTTTATGGTCATCAGAAATGATACGATTATCTATCAGAAATTTGCCCCCGGCCATAGCGATACCACGCTGACCACACTTTTCTCTGTTGCCAAGACCATGGTGTCAATCATGGCAGGAGAGGCTTTAGCAGAAGGGAAAATTAAAAGCCTGGATGACCACCTGATCCAGTATGTCCCTGAACTCAAAAACAATCCGGCATTTAATCAGATTACGCTCAGAAATTTGCTGGAGATGAAATCCGGTCTGGAATTCAAAGATGTTTACGGTGGCCTTATCGCTGCTTTCTTATCAGACGAAGCAAAATATTATTATACGGAAGACATCAAGAAGGAACTCCTTCAAGTAAAATCAGCAAACAAACCAGGTACTATATGGAAGTATAAAAGTATAGATGCTTTCTTATTAACCTGGGCACTGGAAAATGCAACGGGGCAAAAAGCTGCGACTTACTTTCAGGATAAAATCTGGAAGAAAATCGGTACTGCTTATCCGGCAAGTTTCGGACTGGATCATCCCAACGGATTTCCCAATACCGCCAGCAGGTTTCAGTCCACTGCAATAGATTTAGCTAAACTAGGCCGCCTGTACCTCAATAAAGGCCGGTATAACGGTAAGCAGGTAATTCCTGAACAATGGGTTAATCAATCCGTCAATTTAGGAAATGAAGCTCCTGCAAACGCTAAAGGCTGGCAGAAATCGGCCCATCACTATTTATGGTGGGTTCCGCAAGAAGGAGTAACCGGAGATTATGCCGCAGAAGGAATGAGAGGACAAAGACTATACATTGATCCTTCGACTCATACTATCATTGTTCAGTTTTCAGAAAAAGGGGCAGGGGGATATCCTTTCAGAAAGGTCAGTCGTTACTTATCAGGTTTACCTTTTACTTATCCAAAGAATCCACCATTAGAATCAGCGATCAGCCAGTAA
- a CDS encoding 3-ketoacyl-ACP reductase: MESLKGKNALITGAGKGIGRALAIALAQEGVNVGLIARTEADLQNVAEELKTFNVHVAIATADVASIDSVNTAVAKVKTDLGAIDILINNAGISSFGSFMELEPARWEEIVKVNLFGAYYVTRAVLPEMIDRKTGDIVNISSTAGQRGAAVTSAYSASKFALIGLSESLMQEVRKHNIRVTTLTPSTVATDMAKDLNLTDGNPDKVMQPEDLAELVVSQLKLNRRVFVKEAGLWSTNP, encoded by the coding sequence ATGGAATCATTAAAAGGAAAAAATGCACTGATTACTGGTGCTGGTAAAGGAATTGGTCGTGCTTTGGCGATCGCTCTTGCACAAGAAGGGGTGAATGTGGGCCTGATTGCAAGAACAGAAGCTGATTTGCAAAATGTAGCAGAAGAACTCAAAACTTTTAATGTTCATGTCGCTATCGCAACGGCGGATGTGGCTTCCATAGACTCCGTAAATACTGCTGTAGCAAAAGTAAAGACTGATTTAGGTGCTATAGATATTCTGATCAACAACGCAGGGATCAGCTCTTTTGGTTCCTTCATGGAATTAGAACCAGCCAGATGGGAAGAGATTGTAAAAGTTAATTTATTTGGTGCTTATTACGTAACCCGTGCTGTTCTGCCAGAAATGATTGACCGTAAAACCGGGGATATCGTAAATATTTCTTCTACAGCAGGCCAGCGTGGAGCTGCCGTAACCAGTGCTTACAGCGCTTCTAAATTTGCATTAATTGGTCTTTCAGAATCTTTAATGCAGGAAGTCCGTAAACATAATATCCGCGTAACGACTTTAACGCCAAGTACCGTAGCAACTGATATGGCTAAAGACTTGAATCTTACTGACGGAAATCCGGACAAAGTAATGCAACCAGAAGATCTTGCAGAATTGGTGGTGAGTCAATTGAAATTAAATCGCAGAGTGTTCGTGAAAGAAGCAGGACTTTGGTCTACAAACCCATAA
- a CDS encoding esterase family protein has protein sequence MKEEYKKWYSPNLSGEIELLIYGHSGQPVLLFPTSKGRYYETKDFGLIASVQHLVEQGKIKIYCPDSVDALSWYNKDISPAARAHNHSWYDKMLVEELFPLAVQETGYQKVVTAGCSFGGYHAANFAFKHPSLVSHLFSMSGTFDITPQTDGFYNVDIYYNNPVDFLPRDQDPGLWHINIILGTADRDICKPFNERLSDILHQKNINHWLDIRPNADHDWPVWRQMFPDYLARL, from the coding sequence GTGAAAGAAGAATATAAGAAATGGTACAGCCCCAATTTAAGCGGCGAGATAGAACTTCTGATTTACGGCCATAGCGGGCAACCTGTCCTGCTTTTTCCAACAAGTAAAGGCCGTTATTATGAAACAAAAGATTTCGGTCTGATTGCTTCGGTACAACACTTGGTTGAGCAGGGAAAGATTAAAATATATTGTCCTGATAGTGTCGATGCATTGAGCTGGTATAATAAAGATATATCCCCGGCAGCCCGTGCGCATAACCATTCCTGGTATGATAAAATGCTGGTTGAAGAACTTTTCCCGCTTGCAGTTCAGGAAACAGGTTATCAGAAAGTGGTTACCGCTGGCTGTAGTTTTGGCGGCTATCATGCGGCAAACTTTGCGTTCAAACATCCTTCATTAGTGAGTCATCTGTTTAGCATGAGTGGCACGTTTGATATTACTCCGCAGACAGATGGATTCTATAATGTTGATATTTATTATAATAATCCTGTTGATTTTCTTCCGCGGGATCAGGATCCCGGCCTCTGGCATATCAACATTATACTGGGTACAGCAGACCGGGATATTTGTAAGCCTTTTAATGAACGTTTATCAGACATCCTTCATCAGAAAAATATAAACCACTGGCTGGATATCAGACCCAATGCTGACCATGACTGGCCAGTGTGGCGACAAATGTTCCCGGATTATTTAGCAAGACTATAA
- a CDS encoding class I SAM-dependent methyltransferase, whose amino-acid sequence MDNLLTDRQFWVNYWESKTGLSVNIPANYLFHKELTTIVQAQKVKTAIELGGFPGYYAVFLKKYLKLDVTLLDYFVHQPVTNDLLKANNLKESDIHSIETDLFNHKETQQYDLVLSCGLIEHFNDTTDIIQRHIDFVKPGGTLFITLPNFKAINGWFQKSFDRANYDKHNISCMDPALLAEICKKAGLEVIQSKYFGHFSIWLENEKQRSAGVKLLKKTMWLAGKVFTKIIPFNSRQLSPYIILEARKQK is encoded by the coding sequence ATGGATAACCTTTTAACAGACAGACAATTTTGGGTAAACTATTGGGAAAGCAAAACAGGACTGTCAGTGAATATCCCTGCAAACTACCTCTTCCATAAAGAGCTCACTACCATAGTCCAGGCCCAAAAAGTAAAAACTGCCATAGAACTCGGTGGATTCCCCGGTTACTATGCCGTCTTCCTTAAAAAATACCTGAAACTCGACGTTACCCTTTTAGACTACTTTGTTCACCAGCCCGTAACCAACGACCTGCTCAAAGCCAATAACCTGAAAGAAAGCGATATCCATAGCATAGAAACCGATCTCTTCAACCATAAAGAAACCCAGCAATACGACCTTGTCCTATCCTGCGGTTTGATTGAGCATTTCAACGACACCACTGACATTATCCAGCGCCACATCGACTTCGTGAAACCCGGAGGAACCCTGTTCATCACCCTGCCAAACTTCAAAGCCATCAACGGCTGGTTTCAGAAATCATTTGACCGGGCCAATTACGACAAACATAACATCTCCTGCATGGACCCGGCGCTCCTGGCAGAAATCTGCAAAAAAGCAGGCCTCGAAGTTATCCAGTCCAAATACTTCGGGCACTTCAGCATCTGGCTTGAAAACGAAAAACAACGCTCAGCTGGTGTAAAACTCCTGAAAAAAACCATGTGGCTGGCCGGGAAAGTATTCACAAAAATAATCCCATTCAACTCCCGCCAACTATCCCCATATATCATCCTGGAAGCCAGAAAGCAAAAGTAA